One Amia ocellicauda isolate fAmiCal2 chromosome 13, fAmiCal2.hap1, whole genome shotgun sequence genomic window, CATGCCTCGGCGGCCATGATGGTGATGTAATCATTTTAGCCACCAcagatatgtttttaattgtcgATGAACTTAGTGAAGTTTGCAAAGACAAACAACGGATGAATGCAGTAAAtggaataaacaaatacattttgctttcaaagTTCAATGAAAGAGAGATGATTCGCTCTTACTAATCTGAATGTAGTGTGAGGCGGCAGGATTTTACCAGTACCTTGTTCACCTTCTCTGGATTGCTCCCCACCACCATAGAGCAGCCGCACGTTTGCAAGTGAGAGCTAATCGCCCTGTGGTAATCaagcaaacacacagagaggcaaTAAAAGAAATCacacaagaaaaaagaaaactgcggAGAAAAACACCAGCATCATGCACTTGTCAGTTACAACTCAATACACTCTCTTCGAGTGCCCGGGCAGGGGCTGTGACATAATTTCCTATATGCACATTTTCCCCCTCTGTTCTTCAAATGCATGTCTCTATTCACCGTGTACCATAAAGCCCTTTTGtgtcacctaaaggattattaggaacaccatactaatactgtgtttgaccccctttcaccttcagaactgccttaattctacgtggcattgattcaacaaggtgctgaaagcattctttagaaatgttggcccatattgataggatagcatcttgcagttgatggagatttgtgggatgcacatccagggcacgaagctcccgttccaccacatcccaaagatgctctattgggttgagatctggtgactgtgggggccagtttagtacagtgaactcattgtcatgttcaagaaaccaatttgaaatgattcgacctttgtgacatggtgcattatcctgctggaagtagccatcagaggatgggtacatggtggtcataaagggatggacatggtcagaaacaatgctcaggtaggccgtggcacgatgcccaattggcactaaggggcctaaagtgtgccaagaaaacatcccccacaccattacaccaccaccaccagcctgcacagtggtaacaaggcatgatggatccatgttctcattctgtttacgccaaattcggactctaccatcagaccaggcaacatttttccagtcttcaactgtccaattttggtgagcttgagcaaattgtagcctctttttcctatttgtagtggagatgagtggtacccggtggggtcttctgctgttgtagcccatccgcctcaaggttgtacgtgttgtggcttcacaaatgctttgctgcatacctcggttgtaacgagtgcttatttcagtcgaagttgctcttctatcagcttgaatcagtcggcccattctcctctgacctctagcatcaacaaggcattttcgcccacaggactgccgcatactggatgtttttcccttttcacaccattctttgtaaaccctagaaatggttgtgcgtgaaaatcccagaaactgagcagattgtgaaatactcagaccggcccgtctggcaccaacaaccatgccacgctcagaattgcttaaatcacctttctttcccattcagacattcagtttggagttcaggagattgtcttgaccaggaccacacccctaaatgcattgaagcaactgccatgtgattggttggttagataattgcattaatgagaaattgaacaggtgttcctaataatcctttaggtgagtgtatatatatatataactcccCTTTGCACTGCTTACTTAGCAAGAGGAGCACATCACACTCTTGCAGATTAGCAGGAGAGTGCCGCTTGCTGCAGCGCCACAAAAGCTGAgcggagagagagtgagtttaTCACAGGGGCAGCAGGCGCAGTGGGCCTGCAGTTTAAATCTTAAACTGTGGATCCAGTGCTGCAAGCTTAACACCTCGACTGTGCTAAGCCACTTAGGCAGAACTCTGGAGCTCCTGCATTCCCACGAGCCATCTGTCTACAGAACACACTGCCTCAAAGCAGGGATTACTGCTGTAaaggttgtgtgtgttgttttttaaccatCAAAAACTggatacagttttatttttgtggggGCAAATGTCCATTCTCTATTTAGGAAGAGTAacaaaaagttatttatatattccAAAGCATGTTTTGCTAAATATATTCACATTAATCAATGGTTAGTCACAGAAATAGGTTTTCCTGTATTGTAGAGCACTTTATTACCAGGACCGGTGTAGCTCCGCAGCCACTTTACAAATTAGAACCAGGCAATATATTTAATAGGAATGCTATATTTGTGTGGATTTTGAGCCTGAAAATACACATTGTAATGGGTGTATTCTGAGCTGTCATGAATAGGATTCATTTGAAAGATCCCGAGCTCCTTCATGTGAGCACTGATGGCATTGTGTGAGGTTTAggcaacaacaaaacagaaagtggggaaaaaagatgGGTCTGACGGGAGCTAAGgtttaataaaagtaaatttaaGAGCTTACTTGTGAAGGAAATCTTCATGACAACTATCTCCAATATCATCATCGTTGAGCACAGTGTCCTTGATctgcaaaataaaacactgatCTTTGCTTACAGgtcaaatacacaaatacagatCAACACGAGCCACACAATCCTTTTATGAcactcaattaaaataaaatagaaaactacagctGTCCGGTAAACAGACCAAGTCGAATCACCGTTTTGTTACAAGGAGACGATCTGGAAAGCTCAGAGTTGTCAAAGCTCCTTTTAAGCAACTATATTTCTATGCCTCCTGTAATTCAACTCAATGAGCTTTAATCAAGTACAATCACCAGGAAGTCACACACGAGAATGGAAATGAGGCAGAGGAGATTAACACATAATAATCTTTGAATTCCTTCATTACCCCAGAGAACGGCCCGTGGGCAGACATGTTGGGAAGTAAACACATTTAACACGGctgcaatgttttattaaacaaacactCACAGGCAGTGCATATTAATCCACCTCTTATATCCAACGATTCTTGGTACACAGTTTGGCAAAGTTGCAGGCCACGAACAAACAGACACAAACTTACGTCGATATGCTCTGGTACGCTGTGCGACTTCATGGAAGACAGAAGGGTCATTATAGGAACGATTTCAGTGGTGAGAACATTTATAATGCTGTACCCCTGtgtgacagaaaaacaaaaaatgcttaaGACATATGTAAATGTGAGGCAAAACCCCTTGAtgaaattatgattattattattattacttctttcttagcagacgcacttgtccagggtgacttaaaaaatataagcgacatacaaagtgcaattatacagtgcagttcaaggcataatacattttacagattcacAGTTTACATAAGTGTATAGGAgacatacagtaaacaatatatggggtcttacatcctggattgtaaaagctgatgagtgcagtcaagatgttaagtcacagttaAGAgccgagggagagggagcataggggaaatcaaaataacagtaCGAGTACCAGTaaagcaaggcaagtagtacACACAACGTtgtaaagtgcaatcttacaggagattaaatgactaaattgcaagtactgtctgaaaagatgtgtcttgagtaagcgccggaaggaggtcaaggactctgctgttttgacttcagtgggaaggttgttccaccacttaggggccagggatgagaagacAAGCAGGAAatgatgcgagaggggatgaggagGTCAggggagggaaaagacaggaagatctgggcatcatctgcgtaaaaatggtaagagaaaccatagGATGTGATAAGGGgtcccagggagcgagtgtagagagagaacaggagggggcccaggacggagccttggggaacgcctgtgaggagaggttggggggtggatgaggagcctcgccatgtcacttgttaggaccggtcactgaggtaggaggagaaccaggtgagagcagtcccagagagtccaaggtcagcgaggcaggagaggaagatggagtgattgacagtgtcaaatgctgcggagaggtcaaggaggatgaggactgaggagagggaggcgcccgagcacagctgagcggtggagtgagctgtgcggaagccagagtGCAGAGGATcgaggagtgagtgttgggacagaaagtcagagagctgacgatGGACCGCCCGcttgagagtctttgagaggaaggcgagtagggagacagggcggtagttctgaggagaggtggggtcaagggttggtttcttgaagagtgggacagcagcttgtttaaatgcagaggggaaacaaccagagaggagtgaggagttgaggagggaggagatgaaggggagaagatcaggagtggtcgcttggaggaggcgagaagggagagagtccagggcacacgttgtaggtttgtgacataggaggagagaggaaacttcagcatctgagagaggcgagaatgaagaaaaggaaacttggttggtgggagacttgggcaggaTTGGAAAGGaagggggactgttgaagagtttgtggatgtctgtgatcttgcaggagaagaaggaggcaaaatcatctgcagtgagagacgagggaggaggagggggagggggggcgaacagggaggagaaggtggagaagagtttgcaagggttgttgacagaggattcaaagagtgattggaagtaagacttcttgtgGACcgggtggacggtagagaactagaaggaagagcagagagggagaggtgatttccactgcatgaaATTCAAAGCTTTTAGtcgcgatagaggagagagagggggggacagagaagaggagagaagtggAAAGCAgcagccctgttcctcctccccgcctggTAAGacggggggagtgggacaggacaaatagAGAGTATAGGtcggcaggggtggttgagttctcaggggagatccaaGTCTCGGTGAGaccgaggaaatccagagagtggtggggggcgaaggcagagatgaagtcggccttgttggaagctgagtggcagttccacaggcctccagagaggggaCTATTGCCTTCATTCAGActttaccccccacccccatataGATGCGAAATAGATGTGGTTTCTGTGAAGCAGACATTAGAAAGATACACTTTGAAAGGCTGTGTGCCTGGAAAAGAAGGAGAGTTTTGCAAATATAAGTTTGCCAAGAAATACGGTTGTGGAACACATAACCGACATGGCTAAAGACATAAAATCACAACTTCCTAAGAAAGCGGGCATGTTCCGTGCCTTCTCAGATGCTCTGGACGAGAGCACGGATGTAGTCGATACAGCCCAGCTTGCTATTTTTGTCAGAGGGGTTacgcaggatttttacattcgTGAGGAACTTTTATCTTTAGCAAGCATGGGTGACACAACCACTGGAAACGACATTTTCCACAAACTAAATGAAGCCCTGGAGATGGCTGGGCTGCCATAGGAAAAACTTGCTGGTGTCACCACCGATGGAGCGCCATCAACGACAGGTAGAATAAATGGCCTAactgggagagtgagagagagatgcaaggAGCTCAACATATACGAGCCCATATTCTTGCATTGTATCATCCACCAAGAATCACTGTGTGGAAAGGTAGCCGAATTAGGCAACGCAATGAGCACCACTGTTAAGTGTGTGAATTTCATTTGTAGCCGAGCTTTGCAGCACCGCCAGTTTTGGGCTCTGTTAGCTGAGCTGTCATCACAGTACTTCTCACAAATACGCTGTCTGAGTCGCGGCACAGTTTTGAAGCAGTTCTTTAATTTGTGTCAGGTTATTCAGAATTTCATGAGTGGGAAAGGCAAAGCACTTGAAGAGCTTGAAGATCCTCGTTGGCTGATGGACCTTGCTTTCCTTGACGATCTTACTGAgcaaatgaacattttaaataggAAACTTCAAGGACCCAAACAGGTTGTCACAAGAATGCAAGTGGAAATAAGTGCTTTTAAAGCAAAGATGAATTTGTGGGATTGAAACCCCTCCTGCTGAGAGGTTCTTGAAATGCACAAAGATGCATTTCAGAAAGAAAGCTACATGCATTACAGTGCAAAACTGTCAGACTTGTTAAAAGAATATGAACATCGCTTCTTAGACTTCCAGTCACACCGGGAGATATTTCAGTTATTTGCTAATCCATTCAGTGCAGATATCACGATAGTCCTGGTGATCTTCAGATGGAGATTTGATTTGCAGAGCCAGGAGAATCTCAGAGATAAGTTCTCTGCAATGCCATTGCAAGACTTTTACCAAAACATCCCAACAAATGACTTCCCAAAGCTAACAGAGCTTTTTGCCAAAATGCTGAGCCTTTTTCGAAGCACTTACATTTGCAAACAGCTCTTTTCCACAATGAACAAATCGAAACACAGGTCAAGGCTCGCAGATGAGCATCTGTCTGCAATACTGCGTGTTGCCACTGCTCTGATATCTCACCTGATATCCCAAAACTAGTGAGGGGGAAGAAGAGCCAGGTGTCAGGACAGAAGTTTTGAAAGGTAAAATCTATTTATACCACTATGTGTGGAAAATAAGACTTCACTAAGAGGTGTTATACTTCCTaattattagttattttaagATTGTATAACAGTATGCAATTATACACACAATacagatgttgttgtttttttcttcctgttatCATTAAATGGCCCTCGACACTAAGGTGTTGTCAGAAATGGCCACCAAGGCTAAATGACTTTGACACCCctggtatatattatattttgtgatCGAATGTTTATTATCGGAGGAACAGACAACAACACATAAAATCAgcaacaaatgtatatattatatttatatctaGATTCTCAATACAGTAACATTCAATTTGTTGACACTTAGGCACAAATAAACTATTCAATTACAAAAGAACGTCAACTGTGTTCATCCCAGGTCTACAATCTCCGCACTACAAAGACTTAAACTCCTTAGTAACATCTAAGAAGTTTCATGAGGTGCTTTTGCCTTTCCCTGGACCCCTGCCCAAGTCACTCAATCTTCCTACAGAGTCCTCCACTCCCTATGAAACGCATTTGCCCGACTAGCTTTGCCCCTAACTCTGACCACTCTGCAGACAGCCTTCCGTGTAGGAGAGGACCCGGCTGTAAATCACCCATTTTATTTTGCCGAGCAGGTGTCATGTCCATTTTAATTGCTGGCGGATGTGTGACTTCTCCCAActtaaagcaaaataaactaaacaaatgcaGGGGCATCCGCCGAGTCGCGGTGATGCAGGGCTAAATTGGCagcattttattcattttccatcTTGGCCGGGATCCAAACCCATTTCTCTGGGTAAAGGAAAGGTTAGCGCATCATGACAGACCATTAATCTATTGCAGCACATTTGGTCCCTGAAGAGAAGCCTAATTTTTAATTCCAAGCAGTGCTGCTCTCCCGTTCTTTTAGGCTGGCTTTTCTGCACCGCTGGAGAACTCCCGAGGACAGCGAATACCACCGGGAGCTCAAAACCAAATAATGAGCGGGTTTACACAGTctctgaattattattttttgtaatgccaGGGCCTGGGAGGGTACTGCACCGGCGCGCCTTTTCAATTCCCAGCACAGCGGTGACTGTTGGGAAACGGCTGCCTGGAAAATGACAGCATCTCGTAGTAAACACACGAGATCCCAATTTACGAAGTCATCGGGGGGCTCTCTGCCCTGAACTTGATTTACAGCTCCTGTCAACGCGATACCATCGATCCTGTTCTTCGAGTATCCGAACTCATTTATCCACATACTAGGACAACAGGTGGCGTTTATTTATGATATTTCTTGTCTTAAACAGCAACTAATCCAGTGGAAGTGACCAGAGACCAGTACAATGATCAAATTTTACTGATAAAAAGAATCAAAAAGACATGGAACAAAGTATTTCGAATGCACCAGCTTACCACAGTAAAATAACTActaaataaatagcaataaaGGACCCCCTGAGTGGCTCAACCTGTAAAATCCTCCACTCTGTCTGTAGAAAATGCCTTTAGCCTAGATATTGCTATTTCGAACCCAGGCTAAGTCTCCATCTGACTGTGTTTAAGACAGAAGTCAGTTGGGGATCCTCAGCTGagtgtgcaggtctgttgtcCGATACAACAGTTTATTTTCTTGCCGTGGGCGTCACAgtatgaaataaaacacaaatcgcTCAACGACACGCATTTCTGAGGCCCTGTGCATGTTGTCAGAAAGGCTTTGTCAGAAACTCGGGGTGTTACACCAGTAGACACTGTCGAACGAGAACAGGAGGTCGGCGGAGGAGGAGACCAACCTTCTGCATCCATATCCTGCCCTTGCGAATGATGTGTGTCAGCCTCTCCACGCAGACCGTGTGCAGGGGCAGGTAGAAGCTGAGCTCAGACTGCGGAAGGATGATGGACAGGGCGCACGTGTTCTTGTCCCCCTTCAGGTCCCCGTCAAAGATCAGCGACACGATGATGACGCCCTTCTCGGCCAGCACGAAGAACTTGACGTCCACAGCCCCACACTCGGCGCTGCGCAGGATCTCCCCGTTCAGGGTGTGGTTGGCCAGGAAGGTGATCTCGCCGTCACTGAGGAGCAGCTGCTCCGATTTCGGGGCCCAGATGTGGCGCACCCTCGGGCCCAGGATGTTGTCCCAGTAGGCGAAGGTGGCGGCCAGCAACGGCGACTCCCCTTCCAAGGGGATCTCGGTTTTAGCCACAGCTGGGGACTGTGGCGGGCAGCCAGACGACATCCCTCAACGGATTCTGTTGTTCTCTGACTGGGACAGAGTGCCACCCCCCACCACATTCAccctgcagagagagaacaGGTGATCTTGGTGAACAGGCTTGCCCTTCATTACGTAAACAGACACAACATGTTCCAACACAACCAGTGTGGCACAGTCCCATCAAACTGGACCGAAACCACAGAATGCTATCAATACCCTTATAGGTCAGACCATCCCGAACGCATGAAAACACAGTGATATTTTACATATCAGGGATgccaatacaattttaaatcatTAGCTATAACTCGGCTGTAAAGCTTTTAATATGATACTTTGACATGTAGCCAGCATAATAATCCCTGGGCACAGAGCATAAGAGATGCAATGACTAACAGActataaacatttacatttgtgaTGCACAGAATTAAAACAGCACTTAAATTACTAACGTTGGCACACAAGCATTCATGAAAAATTTTGATACTGCCTCTTTtaaatgaatcacaaactcctcCTTGCAAATATAATAGAGAACATCTTTATCCCTCTATTGCAGACTCTAACGCAAGGGTAACAATCCAGGTTTTGCTGCATAATACCCAGAGGCAATCAAAGTGAAAGTTGTTCATATGGGCTCTCAAAGCTCTCATGAGCTTTGGTTCAGAAGTGTTCAGAGAAGTGTTAATTGtaataattgcattttttaatatagCAAATGTTTAAAGGAGCCCCCAGGAGATGCAAACCTGGATGAGATTAACTAGAGAAATTGCCATCTGAGGTGAGGGGAGTGAAACAGCTAGGTCAACAATCTTGTACAATTAGGAATACCCTTCTCCCCATTTCAACTCTATTGTCTTAGACAGGGAATTCCTGGTAAAATGTTATGTACATCATACTTAATAACTAAgataaaaggaaacaaaagtcCTGAAAACAGTAAGAATAGTGCAATTGGGTTGAAAAACCTCCAATAATTTTCATTCAGTCCCTGTAATACACAATTAAACACAATGTCCATTCAACTTCTGTTCATTAACACTGAATCAAAGTGGACTTTGATTAAACATGTTTTCACGTTACATGGGAAAGCAGCTCCCTGTACAATTAATACTTACAACCTGTAGTGACATGAATCTCTTCCAGTGGTCCCCGAGTTCATTCCAATTTGCCAACTGTCACAGAATGAATGAACCCAGGGAAGTCCTCCTTCTAGGGATTATCATATTATTACCGTCCAGAGCTCGACTTCTAACGCACAGGCGCTAGCTGAACTGTTTTTAACTCCACTCTCAGGAAATTAGGAGTGTGCTCAATCACACTCTACTTAACCAACCAAACGATatggctttttgtttttggagaTATGAAAATGTTTAGTCGGTAATCCCACTGAAAACTGCAGCGATGGTTTCTGAAACGGCACTGTTACCATTCCATTACGCAGAGAGCAAAGGGTACTGTTGAATTTCAAATTTTATGAGCAGTAATGTAGTCCCTGAGAGAAtgtgcagtttaaaaaaataaatatagaatatCTGTAGTAAATATCTAAATCTCTCTCGGCACTCCAtatgaaaatacataaacaccACAGTGTCTAACAAGGGCTACAACATCCCTCTCAATCTTCACTGACAAAATTCAatttattattacaatattatttattattacattggCTTTCCTCAAATAACAGAAACTGCATaagcaaagtgtgtgtgtgtgtgtgtgtgtgtgtgtgtgtgtgtgggggggggggggggtcagccAGTCAACAACACTTTATTTCATAAATTGATCATATTTACCTCATCACTCAGCCTTACAAAGTGTGGCATTAGTTGAATATGGATTTACATAATCTTTAATATTCCATTATTTGAATATGGGCATTTTAAGAACTCCTATATCCCACATTCCTCTAGTGTGACCTTCTTAGTCATGTTAACTATAAAATCTCTTACTTGGCAAAAGCATTGGGAAATCTCAGGcaaattacagtattttttacCTAATCCCTGTACTGCTGAAGTTGCTCAAGTCAGTGCTTCGGCTGAACTGTAAGCTGTTGTTCCCGAGTTTTCTATAGCATGGAGATAATATGTAATATAGCGAAGGTCCAGAGCACTGAGTAGAAGAGAATAACGGAAGCAGGAGACAGAGAAGGATCTTGGCAGGTGAACAGGGTACAACACCTCTGTAAAGATTAAGGACTGAAAGGGCAAatctaatgtaaatgtaaagaggtctgaatttgtgttttattggaaATATAAGTATCCTGGAAAATGTATCCCCCACATTTAGTACTGGACAGCAATTCATCACCAACATTTCATTACCAGCAATTTGTCAACATGTTTCCAAAATCTCTGTATGCTGGAACATTGATATTTTGTATTCaaacattgctttaaaataGGCATCACGTTTACTGCAGTATTATGTGTCCTGGATTTGTCAGATCACTGTAGCTAGTTGTTTTTCCTAGTACACTTTACAGATGTGCagtattttacatattataATATGGTACTTGCAACCAGTTGCTGTATATGTCCCACCCTaaccatttttttaaaataaaataaaaatcagccaTAGTGCACCAAGTCTCTGAAGACACATACCAATTTGCTTGATagtaaaaattaaataacaccATCAAACACAGTTAACCAAGATTCAAGATTCAATCTGTTATTTGATTGTGTATTATACATTGTGGAATTAATTATAAAAGTAATAACGATCCTACTATATTTATATTGAATCACATGGGATAAAAATGTCTCAGCTACTCAGTCACATATATAGGCACTGTACATCTGTTTACACAGCTAATGTacatttgtatattattatatcaaGATCATATTTAAAAGGACATGCGACTGAATGGAACGTCACACTCCGCAAGGAAACATCCGGTAACGTCACACTCCGCAAGGAAACATCCGGTAACGTCACACTCTGAAAGTAAACATCGGGTAACGTCACACTCCGCAAGTAAATACAAAACCGTTTTCTCCAATCTATTGTACAAACCACAGTATTGTAACCAGAGATCCCTGTTGTGACTGTGTCTACTTAATTTCTTAGATCTAACACACGCCTAGTTCAGTCGTGTAGCTAGAGCTCAGCGATGATCCAGACTCGACATAACTGCCACTTAATGACATCTGAAATCATATGCATCCAGGTTTCTTACCCGGTATTGTGGAAATATCAAGgggctgcacaaacacacacacagacctctcCACTGGATCCGTATTAGTACATTTAACCCGTGACACGTGAAAACGAGAAAACGAAATCGTTCACACTTACTTTCCACGCTGTCCAGCCCCGCATCCGCACAGCAGCCCTCTGCCGTCCGCACTTCCTGAACTCGTTGGTCAAcaacagaaagaaagacaggacatgttgtgaaattaaaaatataataaagccTACACTGCCCTCTACAGGtgcaaaatatatagttttgcatatttatttatttatttatttatttttacaatttgttaacaatgtatgtaatatataaaaGCAAATCTAAGTATTTCCTTCACTCCCTGCACTGTCAGATGTGTATTAGGGAGTTGTTAAACTGTGTCAAAAGGGAGGGATTGACATTAGATTGAGAATAAAACAGggttttaaagtgaaaaaaaaaaaaaaaaaaaaaaaaaaaatatatatatatatatatatatatatatatatatatatatatatatatatatgtttatctGTCCTGgaacattaaaacaaacccCCACATTGACATTCTAGCCTTTAATATCAGAATATGAGCCTAATGCACGACTAGCTGGACATACTTGATGCTCATAACCAACCTactggtgtgtttttttttttgtgtgtcccTTTTTTGCTTGGTGCATTGCTGTAGTTGCATTTCCTCTTTATTAAGGCTGTGAATTCATAAGTGAAACTGAAGTAGGGAAGCAATGCTATTAACTCTTATTATGGGATCATCGTACTGAGGGTTTTCCTGGTTACATTTTGTACTGGCACTTTAATCAGGAATAAGATTTCAAGTTGTCCAAGTAGGCTAATGTCTAAATTCTTAAATGAGATCTGTTTTTTTGGGATTCATTTTCACTTACTTTACATCCTTATAGAATTAATTAAGAATGTTCTCTAATGGTATTCATGTACCAATGTGTAAACGAATATggtttgctttttattattgcCAGCTGCTTTTCATTATTTGTAACTGTCTAGCctgttctttgttttatgtattgtgGTGAAAATGTGGACAAACCAAAACACTTTTGAATGACTAAATAAACAAGTAGCCATTTTCTTGTGCTAAAGATGTTGATTATGTGTCAGTACAAAAGTCCAAACAATATAGCATATTCCTTAGATATCAGTATAACCTTGAATCATTGATATTGTCTGGCCAATGTAATTTGACCATTTAAGAAGTTTCAGCctgatgataaaaaaaaaacatttaaaaaagagacATTTAACTCAAAATATAAAATTCCAATACGATACACCGTAATACAATTTGACTATTACATccagaaacatgtattttttctgtaatgtatacatacattacatttttaaaatgtgttattttaaggTAAAATATTTAATCTTGAACAAGCATTCCCCTCTACAGACCTGGCTTGGAAATTTAGcagttcatatttttt contains:
- the c9orf72 gene encoding guanine nucleotide exchange factor C9orf72 homolog isoform X2; the protein is MSSGCPPQSPAVAKTEIPLEGESPLLAATFAYWDNILGPRVRHIWAPKSEQLLLSDGEITFLANHTLNGEILRSAECGAVDVKFFVLAEKGVIIVSLIFDGDLKGDKNTCALSIILPQSELSFYLPLHTVCVERLTHIIRKGRIWMQKGYSIINVLTTEIVPIMTLLSSMKSHSVPEHIDIKDTVLNDDDIGDSCHEDFLHKAISSHLQTCGCSMVVGSNPEKVNKIVRTLALFLTPSERKCSRLCRAESSFRYDTGLFVQGLLKDGTGSFVLPFRQVLYSPYPTTHIDVDVNTVKQMPPCHEHMYNQRRYMRSELSALWKATTEEEIAPDTIILADETFTPDLNIFQDVMHKDTLVKSFLDQVFQLKPGLSLRSTFLAQFMLILHRKALTLLKYIEDETRGRSRSSPCAA